AGGGCCGCGCTGCGCCGGGAGTTCGGAGTCAGGGGCCTCCCACCACTCGGCTAGGGGGTCGGCGGTGCGGGCCGCTCGGGTGGCGCGAATCGGCGCCGCCGAGGTTCCGCCGAGCGAGCATCCACGCGAACCGAACCGACGCGGTCCCGCTGAGGAGCTCAGCCGAAAATCCGTTCAGCTCGGGTTCTCGGCCAACCAGCGCAGGGACATCGCGTAGCCGAACACGCCGAAACCGGCGAGCACACCGGTGGCGATGTCCGAGAGGTAGCTGTGCCCCCTGAACTCCTCGCGGCGATGGACGTTGGACAGGTGCACCTCGACCAGCGGGTCCCGCAGCTGGGCGCAGGCGTCCCGCACGGCCACCGAGTAGTGCGTCCAGGCCGCGGCGTTGAGCACGACGGGACGCTGCTCGTCGGCCGCCTCGTGCAGCCAACCGATCATCTCGCCCTCGTGATCGGTCTGGCGGACCTCGACCCCGATCCCGAGCTCGGCGGCCGTGCGCTCGCACAGGTCCACCAGATCGGCGTAGGTGGCGTACCCGTACTTGTCCGGCTCGCGCTTGCCCAACCTGCCGAGATTGGGGCCGTTGAGCACCAGCACGTTCAAAGGAAGACCCCCCGGTCCGACGACTTGGCCTCTCCCTCGGCCAGCGCGGAGTAGGCCGCCGCGAGCAGGGACGGATCGGGGGCCTCGAGCCTGCCCGGCTTGGCCAAACCGTCCAGCACGACGAAGCGCAGCATCCCGGAACGGGTCTTCTTGTCCACCTTCATGAGTTCGAGCAGGTCGTTGAGCGCGTCCGAGTCGTAGGAGGTCGGCAGCCCCAACCGGTCCAGGACCGCGCGGTGCCGATCGGCCGTCTCGTCGTCCAACCTGCCCGCGAGACGCGCGAGCTCGGCCGCGAACACCAGACCGATGCTCACCGCGGCTCCGTGCCGCCAGCGGTAGCGCTCCCGGCGCTCTATCGCGTGCGCGAGGGTGTGCCCGTAGTTGAGGATCTCGCGGTGGTGCGACTCCCTGAGATCGGCCCCGACCGCATCGGCCTTCACCCTGACCGCCCGTGCGACGAGGTCGGGCAGCACCGAACCCGTCGGGTCGAGCGCGGCGGCGGCGTCCTGCTCGATGAGCCGCAGGATCTCCGGATCGCCCACGAACCCGCACTTGACGACCTCGGCCATCCCGGCGAGCAGCTCGTTGCCGTTGAGCTCCTCCAGCGTGGCCAGGTCCACGATCACCTTCGACGGCTCGTGGAACAGCCCGACCAGGTTCTTGCCCGCCTCGGTGTTGATCGCCGTCTTACCGCCGATCGCGGCGTCGACCATGCTCAACATCGTGGTGGGCACGTGCACCACACGCACCCCGCGCATCCAGGTCGCCGCGACGAACCCGGCCAGGTCGTTGACCGCGCCTCCGCCGAAGGAGACCACGATGCCCTCGCGGTCCATGCCGACCTTGCCGAGCACCTCCCAGCAGAACCCCGCGACGGCCAGCGTCTTGCCGTCCTCCGCGTCGGGAACCTCCACCCGGTGGGCGTCCAGGCCCGCCTCGGCCAGTTCCCCGCGGACCGTCTCGACGGTCTCGGTGAGGGGCGGTTGGTGCACCAGGGCCACCACGGAGGCGTCCCCGAGGACTTCGACGAGCTCACCGAGAAGACCGCGCCCGACCAACACTTCGTAGGGTGTTTCGGCGTTGACTGGAATTCGGTCCGGGTCGCTCATCGTGTCCTCTCACTGAAGTGTTCCGTTCGGGCTCTCGGAGCTTCGCCGGAGCGGAACCGCCCGCCGGGTCCCTGCTGCGGGAGACCCGGCATCGAACGGCCGCAGTGCTCAGCCTCCGAATGGTCTTCATATTGTCGCGCCGTCGTTCCGGGCAGGCGGAGGGTGGGTGATCGGCAGGGGACCCGTCGCGGACACCCCCGCTACTCCGCGGGCACGCCGCCGGAGGCCGCGTCCTCCATGCGCAGGACCGCCCGCTCGACCACCGTTTCCGGGTCGAGCTCGTCGGTGTCGACCTCCCAGCCCGCGACCTCGCGGTACAGCGGCAGCCTGTCCCGCAGCAACGCCTGGAACGTCGCTCGCGGATTCACCCCGGTCAGCAGCGGTCGCGGAGCGGACAAACCGGTCCTGCGCACCCCTTCGGCGAATCCGACGGACAGGAACAGGACCGGACGCTCGGCCAGCAGTTTCCGGGTCCCCTCCGTCAGGACGGCTCCGCCTCCGAGAGCCAGCACTCCGGTGTGCTCCCCGAGCGCCTCGGCCACCGCGCGCTCCTCGATCTCGCGGAAGGCGGACTCGCCCTCCACGGTGAAGATCTCCGGTATCGGCCTTCCGGCCAGCCGTTCCGCGTCCGAGTCGGTGTCGCGGAACGCGACGCCGAACCGTTCCGCCAACAGACGTCCGACAACCGTTTTGCCCGCCCCGGGAGGGCCGACGATCACGAGCCGAGGGGTCATTCCCGTTCCTTCCAGCTCTCGGCACGCCGACTCAGTGCCGCGAAGTACCCTTCCACGTTACGCCTGGTCTCGCCGAGGGAGTCGCCGCCGAACTTCTCGAGTGCCGCCTGGGCCAGCACCAGCGCCACCATGGTCTCGGCGACCACGGCCGCACGTGGGACGGCGGTGACGTCCGAGCGCTGATGCATCGCCTGGGCCTGCTCGCCGGTACGCACGTCCACCGTGGACAGGGCGCGCGGCAGGCTGGATATCGGTTTCTTGGCCGCGCGCACGATCAGCGGCTCACCGTTGGTGATGCCACCTTCCAGGCCACCCGCCCTGTTGCTGGAGCGATGCACCCACTTCGGTCCCGCCGCCGGGTGGAGCTCGTCGTGCGCGGCACTGCCGCGGCGCCGGGCGTTGGTGAACGCCTCGCCGATCTCCACTCCCTTGACGGCCTGGACGCTCATCAGGGCCTGGGACAACCGCGAGTCGAGCTTGCGGTCCCAGTGCACGTGCGATCCCAGTCCCGGAGGCACTCCGTGGGCGATCACCTCGACCACCCCGCCCAGCGTGTCGCCGGAGGACTTGGCCGCCTCCACCTCCGCCATCATCCGCTCGGTGGCGCCCTCCCCGAAGGCGCGGACCGGGTTCTCGTCGATGGTGGGCAGGTCCTCAGCGGTCGGCAGCGCGTCGCTCACGGCGTCCACCTCCCCGAGCGAGACCACGTGGCTGACCAGTTCCACTCCCAGCAGCTGACGCAGAAAGCACCGCGCCACCGTGCCGACGGCCACCCGGGCGGCCGTCTCCCGGGCACTGGCCCGCTCCAGCACCGGCCGGGACTCGTCGAAGTCGTACTTCTGCATACCGGGCAGGTCGGCGTGACCGGGCCGCGGACGGGTCAGCGGCTCGTTCCTGGCGAGCGAGGCCAACACCTCCGGGTCCACCGGATCGGCGGCCATGACCTGTTCCCACTTGGGCCACTCCGTGTTGCCGATCCGCACGGCCACCGGGCTCCCCTGGGTGAGTCCGTGGCGAATCCCTCCGACGACTTCCAGCTCGTCGGACTCGAAATTCATCCGGGGGCTACGGCCGAAGCCCAACTTTCGGCGTTCGAGCTGGGCGAGGATGTCGGACGTGGTGACCTCCACTCCGGCCACCATCCCCTCCAGCATCCCCACCAAGGCGGGACCGTGTGATTCCCCGGCGGTCATCCAGCGCAGCACGACTGCGATCCTGCCACGAAAGGCCCCCCGCCCAGTACCTCGGGGGCGCTTCGGACGGCGGACTCGGTCAGAACGGCCAGGCGGGCGTCCCGATCACCAACCACGCCGACAGCGCCATCGCCGGACCGTGCGGCACCGCCCTCCTGCGGAGGAGCCCGGCCGTGGCGAGCGTCCCCACCGCGGCGCCGAGCATCACCACCGGAACCAGCAGCGGCGTCACCCCTCCGACCGCGAGTCCGAGCAGCACGGCGAACTTCACATCACCCGGGCCGAGCGAGGAGGGCCCCATCAGGTGCACCGTCGCGTAGGCTCCCCCGAACACAGCCGCTCCGACCAGTCCCCACAACGGCAACCGGGCGGGGGCTCCGAGCGCGGGAGCGACGAGCAGCGCCCCGAGAACGAGCGCGGAACCGCCCAGGGTGAGCACATCCGGAAGCCGCCGGTGCCGGAGGTCGCACCCGGTGAGCAACACGATCAGCCACCCCGTGGTCAGCTGCGTCGGAAGCCACCACGGCGGAAAGTCCCCGAGCGAGACCGACGACACCGCGCAGCCCCACACCGCCGCCACCGCCGGGTGGCACCAGCGTGCGGGCACGTCCAGGTCCGGGCACCGACGTCGAAGGACCCAGCGCCCCATCCGTCCGCAGGCCGGACCGGGCAACACCGCCATCGCGGCGGGAACCAGCACGGAAAGGATCATGCTCCGAGGGTTGCCGCCCCACTTCGACGACGCTGTTCAACGCACCTGTCCGCGGGGCGTGTCGGACACGGTGGGGCAACGAGCACCCGCTGCCGGGAAACCCGCCCCGAGACCGGGCGGGCGGTTCCTCCGGAGCGAGTGCCCGACGACCGGAGCGGAAAGTCCCGGTCAGGAATCCACCGCGAACAGCGGGTCCCCGGCGGCGACCTGCGCGTCCTCGATCACGTCCGTCAGTTCCTCCTTGCCAACCTCGAGCGCCACGACCGGGCACACCGCGGAGTACCCCTGCTCCTCGACCTCGGTCGGGTTCCAGGTGACGATCCCCTGACCGGCCCGCACCCGGTCTCCCTTGGCCGCGTGCAGGGCGAATCCCGCACCCTCGAGTTTGACGGTGTCGATCCCGAGGTGGACCAGTATCGCCCTGCCGTCCTCGGTGGAGACCACGAAAGCGTGCGGATGCAGGGTGGACAGCGTGCCGTCCACCGGGGCGACCGCCTCGGCGCTTCCGCCGTTCGGTTTGACGGCCACCCCCGGTCCCACCATCTCCTGGGAGAACACCGGGTCGGGCACCTCACCGATCGGAGCCGCGAGTCCGGCCACCGGACTGACTACTCGAATGCTCACAACAAATCCTCGATATCGCTCGCGATGGTGTCCGCCTCCGGACCGACCACGACCTGCACGACGGTGCCCTGCTGCATGACGCCGTGCGCGCCCGCGGTCTTCAGAGCGGCCTCGTCGACCTTGGAGCCGTCCTCGATCTCGCAACGCAACCGTGTGATGCACGGTTCTATCTCGACTATGTTCCCCTGGCCACCCAGGGCGGCCAGAATCGCCGTCGCCTTGTCCTCAGCCACCGAAGTACTCCAATTCCGATCCTGCTCACGCCGAAGCGCGCTCCCGCTCAGCCAACCATGCCGCCCCGCCTTCCTCCGATGTCGAACCGGCAACGAATCGACCATCCGCTTGACACTCGTTCGACCGGAGGCGCAAGGTTCCCTCCAACTGGTTTAGACCTTACCGTACCAATCTCGGGAGACGGTACGAGCGACTCGACGGACGGCCCGCCCGCGGTGCCCTTCACCCCGAGGAGGAGCACCGCGGCGAACCGCCCGCACATCAACGAACCCGTTCCCCCAAAGCACCGGTGTGTCCAGGAGGTACTCGATGAGCACCAGCGCCAGCCCGTCCTCGGGCGGCAGTAAGACCTTCGCCCAGTTGCAGCGGCTGGGCAAGAGCCTGATGTTGCCGATCGCCGTGCTACCCGCGGCGGCACTGCTGCTGCGCCTCGGTCAGGACGACCTGATCGGTGCCATTCCCGGCATGGCAGACATCGGTGCCGTGATCAGCTCCGCGGGCGGGGCGCTGTTCGACAACCTGCCGCTGCTGTTCGCCATCGGCGTCGCGATCGGATTCGCCAAGAAGGCCGACGGTTCCACGGCACTGGCCGGGGCCGTCGGCTACCTGGTTCTCTCCGGAGTCCTCTGGGGGATGACCGACACCGAGGCCTCCACCGTCTACAACAAGGGGCCCTACGGGGTGCTCGGCGGCATCATCGCCGGTCTGGTCGCCGCGGGCCTGTGGCAGCGCTACCACCGGATCAAACTCCCCTCCTACCTGGGCTTCTTCGGCGGGCGCCGCTTCGTCCCCATCGTCACCTCGGTCG
This genomic stretch from Actinopolyspora halophila DSM 43834 harbors:
- the aroQ gene encoding type II 3-dehydroquinate dehydratase, whose translation is MNVLVLNGPNLGRLGKREPDKYGYATYADLVDLCERTAAELGIGVEVRQTDHEGEMIGWLHEAADEQRPVVLNAAAWTHYSVAVRDACAQLRDPLVEVHLSNVHRREEFRGHSYLSDIATGVLAGFGVFGYAMSLRWLAENPS
- the aroB gene encoding 3-dehydroquinate synthase yields the protein MSDPDRIPVNAETPYEVLVGRGLLGELVEVLGDASVVALVHQPPLTETVETVRGELAEAGLDAHRVEVPDAEDGKTLAVAGFCWEVLGKVGMDREGIVVSFGGGAVNDLAGFVAATWMRGVRVVHVPTTMLSMVDAAIGGKTAINTEAGKNLVGLFHEPSKVIVDLATLEELNGNELLAGMAEVVKCGFVGDPEILRLIEQDAAAALDPTGSVLPDLVARAVRVKADAVGADLRESHHREILNYGHTLAHAIERRERYRWRHGAAVSIGLVFAAELARLAGRLDDETADRHRAVLDRLGLPTSYDSDALNDLLELMKVDKKTRSGMLRFVVLDGLAKPGRLEAPDPSLLAAAYSALAEGEAKSSDRGVFL
- a CDS encoding shikimate kinase — its product is MTPRLVIVGPPGAGKTVVGRLLAERFGVAFRDTDSDAERLAGRPIPEIFTVEGESAFREIEERAVAEALGEHTGVLALGGGAVLTEGTRKLLAERPVLFLSVGFAEGVRRTGLSAPRPLLTGVNPRATFQALLRDRLPLYREVAGWEVDTDELDPETVVERAVLRMEDAASGGVPAE
- the aroC gene encoding chorismate synthase, whose protein sequence is MLRWMTAGESHGPALVGMLEGMVAGVEVTTSDILAQLERRKLGFGRSPRMNFESDELEVVGGIRHGLTQGSPVAVRIGNTEWPKWEQVMAADPVDPEVLASLARNEPLTRPRPGHADLPGMQKYDFDESRPVLERASARETAARVAVGTVARCFLRQLLGVELVSHVVSLGEVDAVSDALPTAEDLPTIDENPVRAFGEGATERMMAEVEAAKSSGDTLGGVVEVIAHGVPPGLGSHVHWDRKLDSRLSQALMSVQAVKGVEIGEAFTNARRRGSAAHDELHPAAGPKWVHRSSNRAGGLEGGITNGEPLIVRAAKKPISSLPRALSTVDVRTGEQAQAMHQRSDVTAVPRAAVVAETMVALVLAQAALEKFGGDSLGETRRNVEGYFAALSRRAESWKERE
- a CDS encoding prepilin peptidase, whose translation is MILSVLVPAAMAVLPGPACGRMGRWVLRRRCPDLDVPARWCHPAVAAVWGCAVSSVSLGDFPPWWLPTQLTTGWLIVLLTGCDLRHRRLPDVLTLGGSALVLGALLVAPALGAPARLPLWGLVGAAVFGGAYATVHLMGPSSLGPGDVKFAVLLGLAVGGVTPLLVPVVMLGAAVGTLATAGLLRRRAVPHGPAMALSAWLVIGTPAWPF
- a CDS encoding PTS sugar transporter subunit IIA, which translates into the protein MSIRVVSPVAGLAAPIGEVPDPVFSQEMVGPGVAVKPNGGSAEAVAPVDGTLSTLHPHAFVVSTEDGRAILVHLGIDTVKLEGAGFALHAAKGDRVRAGQGIVTWNPTEVEEQGYSAVCPVVALEVGKEELTDVIEDAQVAAGDPLFAVDS
- a CDS encoding glucose PTS transporter subunit EIIB; the protein is MAEDKATAILAALGGQGNIVEIEPCITRLRCEIEDGSKVDEAALKTAGAHGVMQQGTVVQVVVGPEADTIASDIEDLL